Proteins from a single region of Halalkalibaculum roseum:
- a CDS encoding peptidoglycan DD-metalloendopeptidase family protein — protein MIDLSEFNLTPVMDYPEELFVFDLSERYDPEFISSKSWAIGKYNEKRTRMYTADQYEGKRNIHMGIDIWTNAGAPVYAFYDGELAYKENHAQKGNYGPTLVTRHEFEDTTLFALYGHLSEACLDQWEVGQSVEKGEKIAELGEEKINGGWVPHLHFQISIKDPGEADMPGVVADEFHEQALKLYPDPRIVLGDLY, from the coding sequence ATGATTGACCTCTCTGAATTTAATTTAACCCCGGTTATGGATTACCCGGAGGAGCTCTTTGTCTTTGATCTCTCCGAGCGCTATGATCCTGAATTTATTAGCTCAAAATCATGGGCCATAGGCAAGTATAATGAGAAGAGAACCAGGATGTACACGGCTGATCAGTACGAAGGGAAAAGAAACATTCATATGGGCATCGATATATGGACAAATGCCGGAGCTCCGGTCTATGCTTTTTATGATGGAGAGCTTGCCTATAAAGAAAATCATGCACAGAAGGGTAACTATGGTCCTACGCTGGTAACACGTCACGAATTCGAAGACACTACCTTATTCGCACTATACGGACACCTTTCTGAAGCATGCCTTGATCAATGGGAAGTTGGACAATCTGTTGAAAAAGGAGAAAAGATTGCCGAGCTTGGAGAGGAAAAAATTAATGGCGGCTGGGTTCCGCATCTTCATTTTCAGATCTCAATTAAGGATCCCGGTGAAGCGGATATGCCCGGAGTCGTTGCTGATGAGTTTCATGAACAGGCACTCAAGCTCTACCCCGATCCCCGCATCGTACTCGGAGATCTCTATTAA
- a CDS encoding amidohydrolase: MSTNSGLDIKKLVELRHELHSLAEVSGEEEQTASRIIDFLKSTDPDTLLTGLGGHGVLAGFEGKKDGPTILIRCELDALPIPEENDIDYRSGNPQTGHKCGHDGHMAIICGVAQWLGEKRPKLGDVLLLFQPAEETGEGARRVLQDQGFKDITPDWVFALHNLPGYEKGQIVVREKAFAAASIGLIIRLKGETSHAAHPDEGKSPAMAMSHLIGDLSSLPQFHTGLAQAAKATVIHARLGERAFGTSPGFAEVMMTLRTYDDDTLEQLKQQAVTFAKGHAETYNLGLETEWVESFSATVNDTEAVEIIRSAAKQNEFSLLEKAEPFSWSEDFGHFTDVFPGAMFGLGAGIDQSALHASDYDFPDDLIETGVKMFAKIIEQCMAIDN; encoded by the coding sequence ATGAGCACAAATTCCGGATTAGATATTAAAAAACTGGTTGAGCTGCGCCATGAGCTTCATAGCCTCGCAGAGGTCTCCGGAGAGGAAGAGCAAACGGCCTCCAGGATAATCGATTTCTTAAAATCTACCGATCCTGATACACTTCTTACCGGTTTGGGAGGCCACGGAGTACTAGCCGGATTTGAGGGAAAGAAAGATGGTCCAACAATACTTATACGATGTGAACTGGATGCCCTTCCCATCCCTGAGGAGAATGATATTGATTATCGCTCGGGTAATCCGCAGACGGGACACAAATGCGGCCACGATGGACATATGGCCATTATTTGTGGGGTAGCACAATGGCTTGGTGAAAAAAGGCCTAAGTTAGGAGATGTTCTGCTACTTTTTCAGCCGGCCGAAGAAACCGGAGAGGGAGCACGACGTGTATTGCAAGACCAGGGGTTCAAGGATATTACACCTGACTGGGTATTCGCCCTGCACAATCTTCCGGGCTATGAAAAAGGCCAGATTGTAGTTAGGGAGAAAGCTTTTGCAGCGGCATCCATTGGGCTCATTATTCGCCTGAAAGGTGAGACCTCGCATGCGGCACATCCGGATGAAGGAAAAAGTCCGGCCATGGCAATGTCGCACTTAATCGGGGATTTATCCTCCCTTCCACAATTTCATACCGGATTGGCTCAAGCAGCAAAAGCTACTGTAATCCATGCCCGGCTTGGAGAGCGGGCCTTTGGCACATCGCCCGGTTTTGCTGAAGTCATGATGACCCTGAGAACCTATGACGATGACACACTGGAGCAATTAAAACAGCAGGCCGTTACATTTGCAAAAGGGCATGCTGAAACCTATAATCTGGGCTTGGAGACCGAATGGGTGGAGTCTTTTTCAGCTACGGTTAATGATACTGAAGCTGTAGAAATAATAAGGTCAGCGGCAAAGCAAAATGAATTTTCATTGCTGGAAAAAGCAGAGCCCTTCAGCTGGTCGGAAGATTTCGGACATTTTACGGACGTCTTTCCCGGCGCGATGTTTGGATTGGGGGCTGGAATCGATCAGTCGGCGTTACACGCTTCCGATTATGATTTCCCGGATGATTTAATTGAGACAGGGGTAAAGATGTTTGCCAAAATTATTGAACAGTGTATGGCAATTGACAATTAA
- a CDS encoding GNAT family N-acetyltransferase — protein sequence MIKYSIIESDENNPTVFSRDDIAEFLYHHLDEYGDKKESILRCIAYAYGDGEGQDGFILVAHRDEKIVGAVIINDTNMGGYIPEHILVYIAVDARERGQGIGKELMERIIDATEGDIALHVEPDNPARYLYEKYGFTNKYLEMRLNK from the coding sequence ATGATCAAATATTCTATCATTGAATCGGATGAAAACAATCCGACCGTATTCAGCCGGGACGATATTGCTGAATTTCTCTATCATCACCTGGATGAATACGGTGATAAAAAAGAGAGCATTTTGCGCTGTATTGCCTACGCCTATGGAGATGGTGAAGGGCAAGACGGATTTATACTGGTTGCCCATCGTGATGAAAAAATCGTTGGAGCCGTAATCATTAATGACACAAATATGGGCGGGTATATCCCCGAACATATATTGGTGTATATTGCAGTGGATGCCAGGGAGCGCGGGCAGGGAATCGGTAAAGAACTTATGGAACGTATCATTGATGCCACAGAAGGAGATATAGCACTGCATGTTGAGCCCGATAACCCGGCCAGGTATCTTTATGAGAAGTACGGCTTCACCAATAAATATCTTGAAATGAGACTTAATAAGTAG
- a CDS encoding alanine racemase has protein sequence MAYLKLYRDKLRDNYNYLDNLFKSNDIKWGITTKLLCGNTDYLKEVADLGIGEMHDSRISNLKKIKEIDSEVLTIYIKPPPKDIIESVVKYADASLNTELSTLHALSKEAQRQGTVHKVIIMIEMGDLREGVMREDLITFYEKVFELPAIKVIGIGTNLNCMHGVMPDEDKLIQLALYKQIISLQFDKEIPLVSGGTTVTIPLLLRNQLPKGINHFRVGEALFFGKDLFSDGTIEGMHNDVLELYSQIIEIAEKPKVPSGDLGKNPQGKVASIDKDEYGKTSYRAILDIGYLDINPDHLINIHDDVKVADASSDMLILDVGDNKNNYEVGDFIRFRMKYMGALGIMNSDYIDKIVE, from the coding sequence ATGGCCTATCTAAAGCTATATCGCGACAAGCTGCGCGACAATTATAACTACCTGGATAATCTCTTTAAGTCAAACGACATAAAGTGGGGTATCACCACCAAGCTGCTCTGCGGCAATACGGATTATCTAAAGGAGGTCGCCGACCTTGGAATTGGTGAAATGCACGACTCCCGGATCAGCAATCTTAAAAAGATCAAAGAGATTGATTCTGAAGTGCTGACCATCTATATCAAACCTCCGCCAAAAGATATTATCGAATCGGTGGTAAAGTATGCCGATGCCAGCCTTAATACTGAGCTCTCCACGCTGCATGCGCTTTCTAAAGAGGCCCAGCGCCAGGGAACTGTACATAAAGTTATAATAATGATTGAGATGGGTGACCTGCGGGAGGGGGTAATGCGCGAAGATCTGATTACTTTCTACGAAAAGGTATTCGAACTTCCTGCCATTAAGGTCATCGGTATCGGTACCAACCTAAATTGCATGCATGGGGTAATGCCAGACGAGGATAAATTAATACAGCTGGCACTCTACAAGCAGATTATTTCACTGCAGTTTGACAAAGAGATTCCCCTTGTTTCGGGAGGAACGACGGTGACTATTCCCTTATTGCTGCGCAATCAGCTGCCCAAAGGCATCAATCATTTCCGGGTGGGTGAGGCTCTCTTCTTCGGCAAAGACCTGTTTTCAGATGGGACCATAGAAGGCATGCACAACGATGTACTGGAGCTCTACTCGCAAATTATTGAGATTGCAGAAAAACCGAAGGTACCAAGCGGTGATCTCGGCAAAAATCCCCAAGGCAAGGTCGCATCCATCGACAAGGATGAGTACGGTAAAACATCCTACCGGGCTATACTGGATATCGGATACTTGGATATCAATCCCGATCATCTAATAAATATTCATGATGATGTTAAAGTCGCCGATGCCAGTTCCGATATGCTTATCCTGGATGTGGGTGATAACAAGAATAATTACGAAGTCGGTGACTTTATTCGTTTTCGTATGAAATACATGGGAGCGCTTGGAATTATGAACTCCGATTACATTGATAAGATTGTCGAATAA